Part of the Papio anubis isolate 15944 chromosome 6, Panubis1.0, whole genome shotgun sequence genome, CCTTGAATGCGGGCAATCAAGGGGTATGTTATctatagagaatttaaaaataaggataaaatattaaacatggtTGCTGTTTGTTAACACCAACAGTTAGTTATTCTAAACAAAGAAAGTCAATACATACCCTTTGTTTGTAGAGTGGACAATTTTTACCAGTCCCCACCCTGTTGGCATGCCACTGCTATAGTATGATTTTACAGCTCACGTGCTAGATTATGATTTTATAAAGGTATTAAATCTTGATGATCTTTTTTATACGAATTTTTTAATGCAGTACTTGTTAACAAATAGATATCAGTAGCTATTTGTGGAATGAAGATAAGTTGGATTTTCTCCTGTGCTCTCATGTAGAGAAAACCTCAGTGATGAAAACCTTAGATACAGAAATTCATGATGTCAAACATAGGCTGCATAAAGcttaaggaaaaatggaaaacctTAGTATCTGAGTATAGTCATTTCCCTACTAAGTTACCAGTATAAAGCAGTAATACATAAGGATTTTAAATAATATCGAATGAATCAAATGATTGTTGGTAAGGCAGgcagataaaaagaaatgcactAAATCAATATACAATTGTCTCTGAAATAATTTCATAGCTATTGAGGAAGTCTAACTTAATATAAACACAGTGTTCCCTTTTGATAAATATAGAAGTTAGTTACAGAACATCTGTGGGcacagaaaggttttttttttcctgagaagaaACAAGGATCCCATGTGCAGTATTATCCatagcattttttatttatttggtaactatatttctatatcattttaatattgaaactttcaagaaaaagattgaataaaattttaaaaatgtaattgttcaATTTCTTCAAAGTAATGGTCAAACTATAGAATTACTccttaataattaatttataacttttgtgCTTAAATAAGCTATATTTTACATGAATGCAAAATAATTACACCCTCAAATTTAAAACTGTATAGTtccacagaaaggaaaatatgaagaTCTGGTTTATGACTTTGGCCACCCAAATTAACCTACCTGACCATCAATTTTCCACTTCgtaaaaaaagacaataaaagttTCTCTGGCCACAAAAAACTGATCAATTAAGATGTATGTGAGAGAACTCTGTAAAagcaccatttaaaaataaattaacagtagttctgtttatattttctaataaaagtgatcaaaattaaaataaaatgaaatagttcTTCAAGAATCCTTATCTTACAACCAGGCATTATATTTTATAGTAGACGTGAATTTCAGACACATTGAAGTAAGTTTGTTTTGAAATTGTGGTACTCACTAAGTatgataaaactaaataaaaatgataaagaactGTAACATGACAATAGGTAATCCATTCTTTGGTCATTGTCCGAATGGAACGTATAATCTTCTAAATATGATCTCAAAAATGTCAGCAACACATAATACCATTGTAATTGCTGTAAATGTATACAATGCAATGAGAAAAATGGTTTTTTCAAAGTGTTCTGGAACCATGCATCTTACAATCATGTTTTCCCCAAGAAATCTAGCATCACACAGGTAAAGAGATTTTACTTGGAAACCAAAGAGGTAAATCTGAAGCCAAAATGCTACTGCCTCTAGACTAATTCTTAATAAAACAGAGAGTATATAAATTACAGTGCAAATAGGCTTTTGAAGAATGCATTCTTGATTGATGCTTTTACATGCagcataaagatgaaaaatagcTCCAGGAACCAGGACAATCACTAGTTGTAATGCCCAGAACACCTAAAGTATGTCAGAAATATCTTAGTAAATCAATTAATCAATATGTGTAactaaaaatacactaaaaacgCCACTAACTCTCAACAGAGACTAACTTAAAAATTCCAAGTTTcataaatatcatatatatgtcTTAATATAATGAAGGTAGTAATGTCAAACATATTTATTGTGAAAACATAGTCATATATTACTATAGCTGCCTCTTAATGACTGATAATGATGAAGTAGTTTATTTTATTAGCCAGTTAATTTCTATATTCCAAATATAGGTCTGGAGAATAATGATAACATTAGTagataacaaaataccagaattGGAAGAAACTCCCCAAAACTCAATTTATCTGAAATATACAgctaattaaagaaaaagtaacataatccttaaaaaaaaaaaaaaaaaacccgttaGGGTATTTCTCACATTatgacattattttacatttaaagagaaaatgagtttGTTGTAGAGTTAATGTTTATGTGCACACAGAAAAACTTACTTGTGGAGTGATTGGCCTGAACTGATTGTAACAGaagagatttatttctcttttgtctgtATCGCAACTGAAGTGCAAGGCCTCATTCCCATAAACTGCAAAGCCTAGCACCCCGAGGAAGAACATTCGGATTGATCAAAAGAAAAGGGTGTGGAATTGACCAATCACAGTTGGAGGTTTAACCTGTTATggttttaggagaaaaaaaaatcttttaaacacAAACATTAAAGgaggacatttaaaaaacatcCTTATAtcgcatttaaaaaatgtaagattcAAGAAGTTTTGAAGCCAAATTGACCCTTAGAGATCATCAAATCAAATATAATTCCTGCATTATGAGATTTCTCACtcttaaaatatgaaaagcaacATTTGATAGGGACATGTgtaattttggaaatatttaaacaGCTTTGAACTCAATTAATATCCCCACCACCGTAATCCATTTGCAGTAAAATCAGAATATCTAAtacttctttttgaaaattagatAATAAATCCAGTAGTAAGCTCAGTCCATACACTACCTTAACAActaaataatgtttattaattgTAATTAAAGCTTTTTTCCCCTACTTCTTAATTATGAAATTGAGAGAGTGAGCCACACTAAAACAGCAACATCTAAAGATACTTCctgaatttttctctttagagttttaaattcagaatattttgaagtatatgGTTGACACAGTATTCTCCATAGATGTAGAGAATTTATTCACCAAGACTTATGCAATTCAGGTTAAAATACTCAGAAAAGACTCATacaattgcttttttgtttggATAATACTTACACATCCTTCATAGAAGTTTTTGATGTAATTTAGAGACATGTCTCAGGAGATGTTATCCTGGCATTCCTGTGGGTTAATTCTTGACCCACATTGCCAGTTTGCTTCTGCCAGAATCAAGCTCTTTTATTCTCTCAGGACTCTTACAGCAGAAAACACTCATCACTACAaatttctctcccctcttccttttctcttagaTCTCTGGGGCCCCATTCAACTTTCCTATCtctgtcccaaaaacaaaacaaaaacaaagaaacaaaagcagagagCATGTGGCCAATCTAATAATCCCTTGACTTACACTGTCAGCATAGCCAGCCAGGAATGCCAGCAAAGCAAGAGACCAGCCCCACAAAGGTTCTGAGCACTCAACGCTTCTACAATTACCTAAAAATGGACTGTATCTAAATTAGTGGGCTCTTTAGCTTGGAGTTTTCTCTGATAATGTTGaagtaatctttttattttcctttttattttatttaggtgTGTCCTAAAGGATAGTACATGGGAAATATTCCTGATTCTTTATTGTTTACTTCCATAGAGTATAACTAATTTCTGGGAAGTCTTAAGAAATTGTAACACAGGATATAATAACTATTGCATTATTGAATATTATTGATGTATTGCTATATTTGTCTAGTTGTTGAATGCTTGCCACAGACATGGAAAAATCTATAATTAGATCTCTGGGCTAAGGAAAAAGATAGCGAACTGCTAATTAAGGCAAGACCAGGAGCTAGCACATATGAGAACAATCCTTCCCATCCTTTCTTTTGTCCTTCAGTAGATACATCATCTATTAGACATTGTTGTGGGTGTTGAGGACCAGCAGGCACCAAGACCAGTAATTACCTTCTGACTTACATATCTGCTTACTATCTTCCATCCACCTATAATGTCATACAGCTAATTGTTGATTATATTTGCTTTCTTTACttgcctttctcattttcttgtgATCTGCCAGAGGTTGTAACTTCAGACAATGTCATTGCTTTCTTCTAGCAAGTGGAGAAGTGACTGCATGATACATGTATTTGTAACCAATAAACAAGGGACAGTGTtcttgttgaataggagtgctgtGCTggataggaagaaataaaaatggacagcTTAATGATCCCTCAGAATGGTTAGATAAAAGATATTTGTGTATATTCCCATCTTCTCAGAATCAGAATTTCAGGTTTACTTTGTGTTGATTCCCAAGAAGGGACATCTAAAAGCCCTAACAACTATTTGCATAAGAAGGAATAGTGCTTTGGCTTTTACCATTGTACAGTAGTGAATGCTATTGTTTAGTCAACTGTATACAATTGTCAGACATATAGAAATCATCAGTGTCTCCTTTCAGGGGTATATAAAATTGTCTTGAACCTTAATTGCATGTGTAGAAGAAGGGAGTGTAGCATCATTGTCATTGCTGAGATCTACAAGGGGCCAAATAATTAATACCAATCTTTCTCTTACATGTTCTGATCCAATTGGGTAATAAGACAAAGGAATAAACCATATGTGGGCCAAAATATCACACATAAAGATTAGGCTGAGGAGGGATGTTGCTTATCTTTTTAGGAAAGTGTGATCCTTAGTGAGACTGGCCTCAAATGTATGGCAATTGGTAAGGGTGTTTATTCAAGTGACAACCTGGGTTTCTTGCATACTAATGGCTGCAGGTTCCATAGCCGCATGTTCCAAAAGCAGAAAAAGGGTGATTCTCAATATTCTCAATGCACAAGCATTGTTTAGCACTCAGCTTGCTTCATGTTTGCTAATGTTACATTAGGCAAAGAAAGTTTCAAAATGAACCCAGGTTTGAGAAACATCATCTACCTCTTGATGGATCTGTGAAGTCATGTTGCAGAGTTGTGAATGTATGAAAAGAAAGTATTTGTGGCCAACTTTATATTCTATCACAATGTGCCCACTGATTACAAACATTAACATCCCTCCTGCATGTCTTCACTTTCATTATAGGATGCCAAAACTATCATCTAATTGTAGAATTAAAATTGAAGTCCAGGATTTTGTGATTTGCATTATATCTGGATGTGGCTACTCTTGATCTAGAATCTggagaaacaaagggaaaagtTACATTCTACATGACATCAATGTACAATGGTGATACAGGAATAGGATGACTACAATAGACACTTCCACTCCAAAAGTAGAAGAACAGGAGATATGTAACTGTCACTGGTCCGTAACAATTCTGAAATCGTGCAAGGGAAAATATTGCCTGTTGTCCctactctggaggcagggaacattcCATGATTGAGGCATGGTTGTATTACCCTGAAAGCTGTTCCGCAGTATATTATACTCTCCTTAATGGAAGTGGTTCCCTGGTCCATTGTTGTCAGTGGCCTGTAGTTCCATTCTCTGTGTTCTTCGCTGAAAgcatcttccctttttctttaaaaaaagaaatgattatgcTTGAATAAATAACTTGCTCAGACTGCTTCTTGCTAGATAAAAGCTGGGGGCCAGAAGTCTTTTTTATAATTTGACCAATATCTGGCCTTTTAAGCCAAAGTAATAGCTGTTTTGCTGATACAAACCTCTTAATAACTCTTTGGCTTTCTGTGTAATAGATTTCATATACTTAGTTTTAGTAAGAgtcatataattaaataaatatctctctctacaaatatatttatgGCTGTTTTTGGATTAGACTTTTCTGAAGTGCTCTTAAGATAGTTAGAAATCTTTTGTCTAATTGAGATAGTCATTAGTCAtgccttaaatatttaaaaagtctaaTCAAAGGACATTGTAGCCACACCATTGATTTGACTTTTACCCTAAGACCGTTTCTTACATTAGAAAGTTTTATTGGCTAGGGAgactagaaatgagaaaaaacattcACATGTAGCCAGTCCCAACCTCTCtatattttctccaagtttttCCTGCAAACTCATTTCTAGGTCTCTTTACAAGGTAATGTTGATTGATTGCTGAAACATGGGTAAGTGAGGGGGAAATAAACTTTGACCTTATTTTCTCCTCTGAAGAGCTCAGAAAATTATTGGGGTACATAGCACCTGGATGGTGCTGCAGAGCTTGACCCTTATCTACACTCCTCATCAGATCTCAATATGAAGAACAAAGGCCAAGCAGAGAAGTAACCAAGTACAACATATACCAGGGGTGTAGTTGAGAAATACAAAGGACCCCATATAAATGAATGGCATCAATGTGAGTGGGAGGGAGCCCACAGTACCTAAGATCACGGGCTCTGGAATCAGAGATTTGAGGTCTCAAGCAGATTATTTCACAcctttgaatctcagtttctcaAACTGGCAATGAAAATTGTACTTACCTCAAATGATTGTTGTATGTGGATTATTAAAggatttggaaaacatttatcCTGTTGTTAATGAGAGCCTGGACCAACTATGGTCTCCTTGTTATACAGACTAcaatatattaacaaattaataCTCCTTAAGCAAAGAAAAGTCACTACTTCCTTGAGGGTAAAGAACCTTTGTGTTAGCCAGAGTAAGAGTGTtttttggaagaataaataatacatacaagTTCCATGTCTGTTTTcaatgtcttttctctctctctctctgtctctgtactTGGAAACTGAGTGCATTTTCCTTCTGAGTCTATCAGGATACCAAGACATCTACTTGTCAGCAAGGACTAGTGGGATTGAACCCCAGAAAGGCTTATGGCTGTTAGTTAATTTAATCATCAAAATATACCTCTGCTCTTTCAGCCCTAAAGATTTTTTAGGAAGCATGGCtagagaaaacttaaaatcacggcagaaggcgaaggggaagcaggcacatctttgCATAGCCAGaataggaggaagagaaagagaaagagtgggGAGCTGCTacacacttaaacaaccagatctcacgagcactcactatcacaagagtaGCACTGAggaggaaatctgcccccatgagccAAACATCTCCcacaggccccacttccaacactgaggattacaattcaacgaGATTTGGACACGAACACAAATACAAA contains:
- the GJE1 gene encoding LOW QUALITY PROTEIN: putative gap junction epsilon-1 protein (The sequence of the model RefSeq protein was modified relative to this genomic sequence to represent the inferred CDS: substituted 1 base at 1 genomic stop codon), translated to MSLNYIKNFYEGCVKPPTVIGQFHTLFFXSIRMFFLGVLGFAVYGNEALHFSCDTDKREINLFCYNQFRPITPQVSFSVFWALQLVIVLVPGAIFHLYAACKSINQECILQKPICTVIYILSVLLRISLEAVAFWLQIYLFGFQVKSLYLCDARFLGENMIVRCMVPEHFEKTIFLIALYTFTAITMVLCVADIFEIIFRRLYVPFGQ